TGAAGCTTGTGCCACATTTACTAAGTGGTTTTATGATGGTTGGAGCCATATATTATGGTGGATTACTTCTCAAGAAAGTGAaggtatattattaaatgtttgTTCAATGAGTATATCATgaacataaaattttttttattttatagaatagtCAAGAAGAATTATATCGTACTGGTCAAGTAGCATATGTTGATAGAGAATCTAAGTTTGCATAATAACGTTTCTAATTGTATATTTGTAGATCTTAAacttacaatatatatataggtaccTGTACtctaatacaataaaatataaaatgaatacttgattaataaacataaaatgcTATAACAATGTACATGTCATTTTATTTGCCGGCATTTAATTTTCACACATATGATTCCATTTTCAATTAACGaaggaaaattattatgaaatgctgaaatgtttataatgtgtgacaataatttaaattaaccaCAAACAAAACTAAGGGattctttctttatatttttaattcaaagatattcattCCTTAATTGTattggaatataaaattttatcttattacttttaatcttttttctatGTCTTTAATTATCGATCTTCAAGTTGTTTATCACGAGCAACAACTGCATCATCAAATTTAACCATATATGTTGTTCCTTTATGCCAATGTGCAGTGACTTTTGCTTGCTACAAATGcaaatatttccaattaattcattacccaaataattttataatttaaacagtgatattgacaaaaatttaatactcACAAAACCACAATCACAAAGGATAGCTTCAACTATACCAGCAATAAAAGAAGCACAGTTTAGACTTCCTTTATCTTTTGGAactgatataaatttatttactagTGCTTCTTTTTCTATGATATAGTAAGTCCGTTCGTCATCATTTGCATGTTCTAATTTATCAGCTTCACGACCAAACAATGACTTCCATACCgtacttttaataaataataaaatatttaataattttatctcgCGCTTTCCACCTTTTTCCCGTACAACGAGTAAATCTGTTACTCTATGACCAACCTCTGTACCTATCTCTGCCAATCTAACCAATAAATAGAAAACATTTGTatataagaatttttaatgaacTTGATTATTTACATACTTATTTTGTAATTCTGGTACGGTATAAACTCGATTTTGACAGTACTGTACGAGTTCTGAAAACAGAAGTGCAAAACAACTCAAGCTAACCTCTCCCTTTCCCTTACTTAATGATTTATCAAGTATACTTGTTCGTGTTCGAACTGCTGATATTGTAATACTTgtcatttctataaaatatttaatatctaaaGTAATATGTTACTTTCTTATAAACATTAACAAACTCAACACGACAATCGAATTAATAGCAACACTAAGATTATCTGATAGATTCGCCATCTGGTGATAGTaaacagaattatttattatttaagcaaaaatgat
The genomic region above belongs to Bombus fervidus isolate BK054 chromosome 19, iyBomFerv1, whole genome shotgun sequence and contains:
- the LOC139996916 gene encoding trafficking protein particle complex subunit 5-like translates to MTSITISAVRTRTSILDKSLSKGKGEVSLSCFALLFSELVQYCQNRVYTVPELQNKLAEIGTEVGHRVTDLLVVREKGGKREIKLLNILLFIKSTVWKSLFGREADKLEHANDDERTYYIIEKEALVNKFISVPKDKGSLNCASFIAGIVEAILCDCGFQAKVTAHWHKGTTYMVKFDDAVVARDKQLEDR